In the Salvia miltiorrhiza cultivar Shanhuang (shh) chromosome 8, IMPLAD_Smil_shh, whole genome shotgun sequence genome, TCAGCTTCAGTTTCCTTATCCTATTCTCCTTCATCATCTACACAAATGTAAGTATACTTCTCTTAATTAGTACtgcttttagttattttattgtttaaGATTTTTATTTCTCTCATACGTATATAAACATTGTAGATATTCAATCATTATTCATGAAGAAAGCTAGTCAATATTTCATTAGACAATGAGTTTTTATGCATTAAATTAATAATGTTTTATCCCatgttaaattttttatatataaataattatatttttacatattacaataaaaaattaatttcacaGTCAATAGAATGAAGTTGGTTTCACTTTTGCGAGATACGAACTTACATTTTCTAATCACGTGGTATTAACAAAATGGAATGACAAATGGTAGTTCCCATGCAGGCCAATTCCAAAGATTGTTTTTACAACATCTACGTGGAAACCGGCGATATTCCGTCGGCCGGAACTAAATCTAACGTAACCATCTTCCTAGGCGACGAGAACAAGGATGAACTGCCGATCGTGAATCTTAAAGATTGGGGTTTGATGGGGCCCACCCACAGCTACCTTAGTGTGGGAGAAGTGGACCTCTTCGCTGGGAAAGGCCCCTGTTTACGTGGGCCCATATGCAGCCTCATCATCGTGCTAGATGGTTATGATACTTGGTTTTGCGACTCTATTGAGATAACCAGCGTAGGCTTTGGAAAGTCGTGTTCTCAAAAGCATTTTGTGGTGAAGCAATGGCTCGACGTCAACAAGGGATCGGCTCTCATTCTTCAAGATGAGTGCTCAACTGATTATGATGGTGTCCCTTTAGATAGTATGAGGAGTGGATACTAATCACGATTATAGGCTTCTAAACTTCACATTTGTTATTCTCAAAATCTTAATTCATTTAGATAATGTCTGCTAGCATATTTGTGTAAGTTAAATAAATGTGAGTCGAGTTAGGATTTGCATTTGGAAGTCTCTTGACGTCCAATCGATCAATAAAATTGTGTATTTCAATTCacttcccccccccccctcttgCCCTTATAATGTTGATCAAGTGATGACCCTCTTTATAggtgtactttttttttttttgataggAAAAAGGAATTTGATTAAAACCACCGGTACCAGGGGTACCTAAAGAGTCATAcatgaagaaagaaagaaattttTTGAGCACCAAAAAGAGAAACTAACATCCGTTGCCCAAATTCTGAATGCTTCGTTCCAACTCCATAGCCTTCCTTTAATTTCCATCGCCACCTCCTCATAAGCCCAAGTTTTTCCTTCAAATCTGCTTTCATTGCGTCTCTTCCACAACACCCAGACCGTACAGACCCACAGAGCTTTAAGCAGCTTCCCACTCCTCTTTCCTATGCCAAGATGTATAAACCACTCGAAGTGTTGAACCAAAGTCCTCGGTCTCGCCGAGGGAAAGCCAGCCCAAGCAACAATATCATCCCAAACCTGTTCCGTTTTCGAACAATCCAACAGAAGATGTTCGGCCGTTTCTTCTTTAGACACACATCCATTACACCACAAATCTGCCGTCGTGAGCACTTTCCTCTTAAAAAGGTTGTCACAAGTTGCTAACCTATTTCTCAAGCATCTCCAAGCGAACACTCTGGCCTTTTGTGGAGCTGGGATCACCCAAACTTTTGCAAGCTGCTCCTTAAAAGGCTGAGTTGAACAGTCGGCGTTCCAAGCTGCCGCCAACGAATGGTATGCTGAATTTGTAGTAAAAACTCCATTTTGTGAAGCTTTCCATGACCATTCATCATCTTTTCCTGCACGAAGAACAAACTCAGAAAGAAAAGCGATTAATTCCCCGATCTTCGCCCTCTCTCTGTCAAAAGGTTCTCTCCTCCACCTGAACTGCCATTCCCATTGCCCATCCACCCATCTGCCAGACTGAAAAATAGACATATCTTTATCCACACAAAACTGAAAAAGTCTTGGGAAAACAAAGCGAAGAGGTTTGGATCCCGCCCATCTGTCTTTCCAGAATTTTGTGTGACGGCCATCTCCCACCTTACGCACCAAATTCCCAAAAAACCATTCCTTTCCCCGGCCACCCCCGGCTGCCACCACCTTCGGCCACCACCCCCCCTTCATGTTGCTGTTACCCGGCCCAATGAGACCCTCTTCCCCCCATTGCACCTCTCCGTAGATGGACCTAACAACTCTAGCCCACAGTTCCTCGCCCCCCACAAGATATCTCCAGACCCACTTCATCACCAGAGAATAATTAAACCACTCCAGATTTCTCAAACCCACTCCACCCTCACATTTATTGGAACACATGTCACTCCATTTTATCCAAGCAATAGAACAAGAGACCCCATTCTCTCCCCATAAGAATTTCACCATCAGAGAATTGAGCTGACTTACCACAGATTTTGGGATAAAGGAGAATGAAAGTTGGTAAACCGGAAGAGCTTGCAGAACCGCCTTGATCAGGGTAATACGGCCAGCCAACGATAGTTTTCTAGTTTTCCATCCCTCGatctttttcttcaatttctctaCAATGGGATTCCACTCCTTGACACTCTTTCTCCTTCCTCCAATCTGCACTCCAAGGTATTTAAAAGGTAAGGATCCCACTTTGCACTTGAGTTCCCTCGCCATTCGCTGCACTATATCCGCTTCAATCCCGATCCCAACAAtacaactttttttaaaattcacctGAAGCCCGGAAATGAACTGGAACAGATGTAAGATCCCCTTCAAAGAGACGgcatttttctcattttgatCAAGCACGAAGATGGTATCATCCGCGTATTGCAAGTGAGAAATTCGAATATTCTCCTTACCTACCATTGCCGGAGTCAGAATTTGTTTGGAAGTTGCTCTCTCGATCAAAGAGTGTAGGCCTTCTGCTGCCACAAGAAAGAGAAAAGGGGACAACGGATCCCCTTGTCTCAATCCTCTCTCGAAACCAAATTCCCCGGACGGGGATCCATTCACCAAAACATTTGCCGAGCTCGAAGAAAGGCATCCCATGATCCATGTCCTCCAAATCGGATCGAAGTTCAGTAAGTCCATCAAGGAATCCAGATAATCCCATTCTATAGAATCATATGCTTTGGCAAAGTCAATTTTTAATAGGATCCTGCCTAACCTTTTTTTCTTTGCCTCTGTGATCAACTCATTTAAAATTACAGCTCCATCCAAGATAAAACGTCCAGTTATAAACGCACTTTGGTTCTCAGAGATGATCGATCCAATCACGGACTTCATTCTAGCGGCGAGCGTCTTCGCAATGACCTTGTAAAGACTATTGATCAAAGAGATGGGACGGAACTCCTCAATAGAAGCTGCTTCCTGTTTCTTTGGAATGAGTACAATGAAAGAAGTGTTCCCGCCTCTCGGAATTTTACCGTTTTGATGAAATTCCTTCATCACCAACATCAAATCATCTTTGATAATCATCCAAGAAGCTTTCCAAAAGGTGAAGTTGAAGCCGTCGGGGCCCGGGCTTTTATCTCCATCACATTCCCAGATGGCTGCCTTGACTTCCTCTTCCTCGAAGTACTACTATTGAGTGTTATTACGTCTTGttttaatactttattttttaaaatgaaaattaaaaatatactaataaacacttaaatataactcattatttatttgtttttgataaattaaccatattaaataaagaaatttgtGAATTGGCCCAAATATATAGACCGATAAGTCGAGAGAATTAAGGTTAAAAAATTTGTGTAGTcagaatattaaatttaataaatataatatttatatatcctACATAGTATTGTTCGGTACTTTTTATAAGTTTATATATTTAGTGGAAAATATGTCATCACTAATAGTATTAGTATATTAGTTATAAACTTATTTGCACTAAAAGTTGCacttattctttttcttttttaatatttatttaaacaaacCTCTAAAGGGATAGATGAAGGATTAGACAGACCCCCAACCTGTAAATAAATATCAATCAGTATTTCATAAATGATGCTACCCAAAAGTGACAACGCTTAGAGAAATCAACAAGAAAAAACGAAAATCAAACagattaaaaacatatatataaacgACGTAACTAAAAAATGACTACATCCAAAAAATATAGGAAAAAACATCAAACAAGACACAAACCAACTTGAACTAACTATCATCATGAAACTTAAATCTAGGATAACAAGTTGGTCCATCCTAATCAAAGCAAGAAAGCATCGAGGAGtacaaaaatagtaaaaaatacaTGTATAAATAGTTGATGTGTTCTCCCATTGTTCGTAACCTGACAGAATGTTGttcatataatattaatagAATGTCATAAtatttaggggtaattgcctgtaaattcataacgtttacacataattggtttttgctcctattttaaaaaaattgcctctaaatacataacctttcatttttgtctcgtTTTTTTTCGGGgatcgattttttcttacgtCGGCACCGAAAATGACACGGTGGAAACCGGAATTGACACTGTGGCAGCCACAAATGACACCTTAGACATATTTTtgacatgtgaaaaaaaaattaaaaaaaaaaaccccacatcatcatcttccccaacctccccCATATCCAAACCCTAGTTTCCCTTCCCCCCACCAGCCGCCACCCCTGCCGCTACCATCACGGCCGACCGCCTATGTCCCTCTCAAGCTCTCTCTTCTATTCCCTTTCCGATTTTCCTATGAATTTCCGCCTgagtcatctctctctctcccaaaatCAAACACCACAGTTCTCACGCATTGTGGCAAAACACCGTTGAATAACTCAGAGGGTCTCGTAATCTTCCTCAATATCGTCGCTGTCGGACAAATCGGGCAACATGGTACACAAGGGCTTCATCTTCAGAGGCTCTTCCCCCATATCCATGGGAACAGAGAAGCGATTCTAAATGCTTTGAACTAATTCAAGGTCATTGTCTTCATCTCCGTCGAATTCCCCGTCGGAAGAGGAAGCCTCCTTGGCAATGCCATCGGTGGCGGTTGTGGAGGCAGGCGTTTCACCGGTCAGCTGGCAAGCCCTTCTTAGCGCCTCCATGTCTTCGTTGAATCCATCGTCGGAGTCGGAGTCTTCTCCCTTAGGCGAAGACATCTTCAAATCTATTGCAATTTTGCCAACTCCCGACTAAGAACCGCCAACAATGGAAGAAGAAGGAGGGAGGATTTAAGTTGCAGACACAGAGAGAGGATTAAGGTTTGTGTGAAAGCCTTATACTTGAATCTTTTGTTCAAATTTCGCCGCCCCTCTTCCTATTCTGTGCGGATGGGAGAGGTGGCGGTAGCGGAGGGTGGGGGAAAGGGAAGGGGAGGGGGCGACGATGGTGGCGGCGGCAGAGGGTGGCGGCAACGggtgggggaggggggaatTAAGGTTTGGAGGTGggggaggttggggaagatgatgatgtaggttttttttcttttttaatttttttttccacatgtcaaaAATATGTCTAGGGTGTCATTTCCGGCTGCAACCATGTCACTTCCGGCGCCGGCGTACGAAAAAATCGGTCATTGGACAAAAAagagacaaaaatgaaaggttatgtatttagaggcagattttttaaaatatgagcaaaaaccaattccgtgcaaacattatggatttacagacaattatccctaatatttaatatgtttagcTATGTAGATAGAGTGAGAAATCACTTTATTCTAATAAGATATAAGATACATTATAGAACATAGAATGATTGATATTTACAGTTCAGATTTAATAGTTCGAAATCTACAAACAAAATAATGTAATGAACAAgtcaataaatatatataaataaatcaaaaaaatatacgAACAAATTAATATAGTGAAATTTTCAACCCCTTCAGAATTTATTTATGTGTTACATAGATTTATTAGCTTGTTCGTTAATTCTATTTCACACGATAActctaaataaattaatatcaattatataaaatataaatatctaatattttaa is a window encoding:
- the LOC131001413 gene encoding PLAT domain-containing protein 3-like; amino-acid sequence: MEIKHLSFSFLILFSFIIYTNANSKDCFYNIYVETGDIPSAGTKSNVTIFLGDENKDELPIVNLKDWGLMGPTHSYLSVGEVDLFAGKGPCLRGPICSLIIVLDGYDTWFCDSIEITSVGFGKSCSQKHFVVKQWLDVNKGSALILQDECSTDYDGVPLDSMRSGY